The following are encoded together in the candidate division KSB1 bacterium genome:
- a CDS encoding IS5 family transposase: MNTTHANEFDVNPEFLPSEELWQLVEMLLPLWPDKPKGGRPPMPDKQAFFAIHYILVTGIQWKALPRSLGAPSTVHDRFPKWVRLGLFLDLWRLGVHTYDHVLPLMWEWQVMDGAITKAPLGGENTGPNPTDRARRGTKRHLLTDGRGIPLALVVSGANRNDFKETKAVLDNLVMARPQPTTRKQQNLCLDKGCDYPEVAKIVAAYGYTAHLRRRGEEHAQEKNIPGYRARHWVVERTHRWMNRNRRLLIRWEKKTANYEAFLHLACAIIAVRSTLAVFG; encoded by the coding sequence ATGAATACCACTCATGCTAATGAATTCGACGTGAATCCCGAGTTCTTACCCAGCGAAGAACTCTGGCAGCTCGTTGAAATGTTGCTGCCACTTTGGCCAGACAAACCAAAAGGTGGCAGACCACCGATGCCGGACAAACAAGCCTTCTTTGCCATCCACTATATCTTGGTGACCGGTATCCAGTGGAAGGCCTTGCCGCGCTCGCTCGGTGCGCCCAGCACCGTTCATGATCGTTTCCCAAAATGGGTGCGGTTGGGCCTGTTTTTGGATCTTTGGCGTCTGGGCGTGCATACTTATGACCATGTCCTCCCTCTGATGTGGGAGTGGCAAGTTATGGATGGTGCCATCACGAAAGCCCCTCTGGGGGGCGAAAACACTGGCCCCAATCCCACCGATCGCGCCAGGCGAGGTACCAAACGGCATCTTCTGACCGATGGCCGGGGCATTCCGCTGGCACTGGTGGTGAGCGGAGCCAATCGTAATGATTTCAAAGAAACCAAAGCAGTGTTGGACAATCTCGTGATGGCACGCCCCCAACCGACCACACGCAAGCAACAAAACCTGTGTCTTGACAAAGGCTGTGATTATCCGGAAGTGGCGAAAATCGTGGCAGCATACGGTTACACCGCACACCTGCGGCGCCGCGGTGAAGAGCACGCTCAGGAAAAGAACATTCCGGGTTATCGCGCGCGGCACTGGGTGGTGGAACGCACACACAGGTGGATGAATAGAAATCGCCGGCTACTCATTCGTTGGGAAAAGAAGACGGCCAATTATGAAGCCTTTCTCCATCTGGCGTGTGCGATCATTGCCGTTCGCAGTACCCTCGCGGTTTTCGGATAG
- a CDS encoding PEGA domain-containing protein, protein MIGSIGKVGGTYAINIHLIDVASGRMEQSFKQDHRGRIDGLLPVLEKLALEIAEKVTSPAQTSGSERRKHRLKIFSHPPGAQVIINGKVMGKTPLAGSVPHARKINLVIRHEGCAGDRWSWRTICR, encoded by the coding sequence GTGATCGGATCGATTGGCAAGGTGGGCGGCACCTATGCCATTAATATTCATCTGATCGATGTTGCCTCGGGCCGGATGGAGCAGTCCTTCAAGCAGGACCACCGCGGCAGAATTGACGGCTTGCTGCCGGTGCTGGAAAAACTGGCGCTCGAGATCGCGGAGAAGGTGACCAGCCCCGCCCAAACGAGTGGCAGCGAACGACGCAAACATCGACTCAAGATTTTTTCCCACCCCCCGGGCGCGCAGGTGATCATCAATGGCAAAGTCATGGGCAAAACGCCGCTGGCCGGCAGCGTACCACACGCTCGCAAAATCAACCTCGTCATCCGACATGAGGGTTGTGCCGGAGATCGCTGGTCATGGAGGACAATCTGCAGGTGA